The sequence below is a genomic window from Nicotiana tomentosiformis chromosome 6, ASM39032v3, whole genome shotgun sequence.
TAtctaccaagtagggtcgggcccaaacacatacaccttctcctacgcgaaaaagGATACTTTTTCCGGACAGGACGTGCGCGGTCacgcacctggaagtgtgcccgCGCACTTTTCACACTTTTCTGCCCCATATGTGCGGTTAGTGCGCGTCCGCGTACTTGCCGTGCACCTTTCACCCTGTTCTTTTGGGAATTTGACAAAACATAAAACATTAAAGTTGTAGAAACTTGAATTAcctttccaacaatatattgtgcAGACTAAATGGATCTATGAGCGAAATGTTATGTGCATTTAACTAGATACTACacagtatgcctgctcgattcttcgttcgttcttaatatcatccgttgatccccgaacacaatcccggcttaatttcttgggtttttacttagacttcaaagctccaaatcacttgaattcattccatgaCATCTATATAGCTCGGAATctctcctacaaggcataaaacacacaattagtgcaaaacactagcaattaaagctcaaactcaactaaagtgcaataaattggaatgtaataatcgactaaaacatgatattatagcctaccatcaacaccccacacttaaaccattgctcttcCTCGAGTAATCAAatcacactttatatagacactgCCTTACTAAGTAACTCTTCTAACTCATTAcatcaagaatatttaaaatagaataagcacaatagtgtaacatcttcacctcaagattttactcacaagtaccatgcattattcacaacccgttcacttactctaacatagagatcAACGATATTACCTtcccttcatgaatcaagtgccctcacacaacaaaagagagtagttccacaaacaataaaattcaagaataattaagaactcaagatagaaagaattcactcactcttagaaACGACATTCATGTTCCAAAAAggatgcaccataggctttcccgtagtatactactctactaattgagctcattcagtaaaggatcaagtaggacttttaactggttgtaatgtaggctgcgagaCGGGtaagatacatttagatataagagtgactacactttcctaagcactttaatacatatactttaacattcaaaaccccacacttatgtcagaCCAATACTCCaacttcacatcaatatacattaactcctaatttctttaagcacaaatacatcaagagttaccacttatcaaagatcatttttcacaatcatacaactACATacatttttatcttttctttttcaattcaagttcttatttttttataaagaaaaagtgcacctttctccttattttattagttccactcaaaagccaaaccaaccaccccacacttcaatttttacaaagttcatacaatttcaagtgcCTACGAGAGGCAAATAGTTCAAATAGATTGTCaattcaaacaattgggtaagATTTGTAATGTcgttgccaaagaaacatgattacaggTTCAAATGGGTTaattaagatacataacaattaggcgggtaaaaACATATAgctggcttaacaaagaaatgcccaaatcacttccaagactgaacaaaactactatttcgctttgcaaacacaccgGGCAAGTTCAAATACAATGCACATAATACACCAAACCTtatacacacatggcacataactcactcaagattggattcatcaagacactctagtcaaagcagttaagcaaagttaagattatacaatttaatgtacttatgcaagagtcaaaaactgagcctaagggtcacaactaaagcatacactattctcaaggcataacaaagtcaagagatattgcttccatttcaaaccatagcacaaggttttctactcctaacaaaaataaaaactaactacacccggttcaaacaaaaaccttgaaaaagaaccgcaacacaaagaaaaaccaaaggggaattgatacactacctacaaaagatttttttttattttgtctttttccttcgactttattccctcaagaaacccgtcgaatgatatccatcgtcgggaaaaatctaaaattttaaaatttttatgttttttttcaattttgtttCTACTACTCAAACTAACAAAAGCAAAAACAATCAAGCTAATTAAAGCAAAAACTAAGACTAatctacatacaacatacaaatatcccccaccccacactttaggttgtggcatgtccccatgacacacaattaaaaagcataaggtagagaAAACTTCCCCGAATATCTAGTTGGGGTCTGaatcaaagtcgggctccattccacatgcccgaactagtgcacatatccatgcatataacttcttctcagccttcttggggtacagcccacacttatctttttcaCTAACAACATCCTTCTCTTTCACACCCTTCACCTTCTACTCAACAGTTGTAGTTGGCTTCTCCCTTTTTACTCCagtttctacattcatctcaaaagtcacagtctcctcacccactctaagcatgagttttctatcatgtatatccagTATAGCTCTACCCATTGCTAAAAATGGttttcctaggatgagggggacctccttgttctccaccatattcaccactatgaaatctacaggaaagacgaacttatccacccgcaCCAAAACATCTTCTACTATCCCCTCGGGTGTTATAGTTGTTTGGTATGCCATCagcaaagatattggcaccgaccttatctctccaatctccttctctggtttcctgtaaatagacaatggcattagattaattgaggcagcagaatcacataaagatttatcaaaattaagagtacCTAAAgatcaaggtatagtaaaactccctagatctctacacttttgtgggagtttattttgcaatattgcactgcaatgctccGTGTgtttgaccactgaggtctcttccaTCTTTCTATTCTTTGTGAGGATAtccttcaagaactttgcataagctgacatttgtgagagaacttcagTGAATGAAAAATTTACATTGACATATCTCATCATGTCTAAAAATCTCTCGAACTGCTTGTCTAGCTTTTCTCTATAgatcttttggggaaaaggtagagcaggcatgtgCTTGCTCACATCATcagattcctcccttcttgaagtttcctccttcttctttttctcagctcccttcttgcctttcttcttctcagtCTTTTTATCATCTTCTATTTTCAGCTccttcccactttctttttcaggcgCAACTTCTTTTTGACttggagtgggatctttcaataattgtccgcttctcaaggtcacaacatttactatttctttgggattcttttcGGTATCAGCTGCCAGAGTACGTGGGATTATCTCTAATAATATATTTgtaatttgtcccacttgtctctctaAGTTACGCAGAGCTgtcccaagttctttgatagctacaccatgagcatctaatctctcattTGTCTTGACAATGAATGATTTCATCAGATCTTCTAAACCAGACTGAATTGGCTATTGAGGCTGAAACTGCGGCCTCTGCTGATTATGGAATCCTGGAGATCCTTGACCCTGAAATCTGGTGTTGCTTTGTTGCCATGAATTTGCattacccccaggtgaactccatgaaaaaacAGGGTGCttttgacccattgcattgaaattttagttacctacaacattcacttcctcCACGGTACCTTGACACTCGTGAGTAGGGTTtcctcttccacatatgtcaTATGTTGCATGAGGCTTATTGTGTATTGAAGCTAAGGTCAACTTCCTGATTTCTTTTGCCATGACATCAatctgtacctgcacagatgtgttagtatcaacttggtgaacaccaattgatcttcttctttcagcaatctTTGAGGGCCActaatttgcatcttcagataactcatctagaatagtgactatctcctctcGAGTCTTCTTCTTTAATGGACCTctagctgcattgctcaatgttctgcgtGATGTCGGTGTCAaatcatcccaaaagtcctggagttgcatctagAGTTCAATTCCGATGTGTTGACACTTTCGCGCAATCtctttaaacctctcccatgcttcaaataCAGTCTCAGTCTCATTCTggaagaagttatggatttctcttctaaacttgcccgttttagctgaggagaaatatttagcaagaaactttgaggtcatctcttcccatgttctaattgatccctagggcttcgaagccagtgctttgTATCATCTTTCAGAgtaaaggggaatgcccttaagtacactgcatcttgtggcacaccattgtattgaaaggtgttcatgatatcctcgaagtccattagatgattgtttggatcttcgttcatctttcctctgaagacacaattGTTTTGGAGGGTTTGAAGCAACCTTTGCTTCAGCTCAAAATTATTGGCTGCAACTgaaggtggtctcacacttgataagccttggttgtaaATCGGTCTTGcgtaatcaccaagtggtctcccaaaACCGGGAGCTATGTTTCTGAACTGGTATGCACctaagggttgattttgattAATTCTTCGAGCCCTCTCCTCCTCATAAGCAATTTGTGCATCTCTAAGTGATGCTTCTTTAGCATCTCGTGCAGCTTTTTCTCTAAGTTGGGTTGCCTCTCtcgcagccaaatcaacattatcttCACCGTTTCCAGTcatatctttggttgaggattgcccaaccttttctaataTCTCGGTGATCTTTCTTTTCTTCCTTAACTATCGCAGTTGTTTTTCAATTTCCGGCTCGTATGGTAGCAATTCCTTCCCAGAAGATCGGGTCATCTACCAATATAACCTATAAcatgcgcacagtcaaagaacaccaaccgtaaaaagggaaaaataaaataaaaataaaaaataaaattcctgaattaacactacaaactattttaaacactattgatttccaatccccggcaacgatgccaaaatttggCGAGCTTGAAATACACACTTAAAAATGCTCGCTATGTCGAATATAGtttaatataatatcgtatccacagggattggagttaaacagtattatcgtagtttgtaggtagattgctatccaagatgatcaactaTTGAGGTTTATATGATTAGAACTTAAATTAACTAAGATTCTAAAATATTGAATAGTGACAAACAACGCAAGTAGTAAGCAAAGAAAGATATCAAtggggagaagatagggttgataggataggtgcaagatgcatgtttgggatttaactctagataattcacttctaatattcaagtgagcctttcgaattcacttggttattagttcaattatttagtagaaactcctcttttgattaagtctcaacctcacaaaatGAATCAATTTTAAGTGcgtgaagatatgcaaaaattcgtagtggattgatctttagtagaacctctttcgattatcctcctaacatAGTTTagtcaacaattcaactagcctctttcaattactaagaagaattaatgacttcaaccaacTAAATTTAAAgcaacaatatcacaagttatacctCTCTTGATTACATTAACAAGTGAATaaagatgcaacagttaaaacattcaaaacgattcaatacataaaactagagttaattatccatagacaaatatcaatacaccaaattcatcaaaccataaagagaactactccatagacatggagtaattcatcataattaagtgtaaagtaaagaaaaacgtaaaacaatccaaacccttgtcttgagttgGGATTGAATGATGGATTCCTTGTGCTCTTCCTTCTCcaacttctccttagcctccttaggtctaaattatgtcaaaagttctcaaaataccatttttccatgtatatctaccaagtagggtcgggcccaaacacaTACACCTTCTCCTACACAAAAAATGACACTTTTCTCGGATAGAACGTGCACGGCCGCGCAACTGGAAGTGTGCCCACGCACTTGGCCGCACACTTTTCACACTGTTCTGCCCTATATGCATGGTCAGTGCGCGGCCGTGCACTTGCCTCGCATTTTTCTCCCTATTCTATTGGGAATTTGAAAAtacgtaaaacatgaaagttgtatcactttgaattagctttccaacaatatattgtaCAGACCAAACGGATCTCTGAGCGAAAAggtatgtgcattttactggacactaCGCAGTATgcctactcgattcttcgttctttcttaactatcatccgttgatccacgaacacgatcccgacttaattccatagacttttactcagacttcaaagctccaaatcacttgaattcatttcgtaatatctacatagctcagaatcactcctacaaggtataaaatacacaattagtgcaaactcaactaaagtgcagtaaattggaatgtaataatcgactaaaatatgagattatagcctaccatcagtcatagacaccgtgatgattgatgatgatgaataaGTTATTGATGACGAAGCTTCTTTATGCAGAAAGCGacaatcctcatcatctcaacatgatgctcgacctgttgaggtTGTTACACCAACTGATGacgatgtctcggcactttggggagaatctgatttgGTAGAATATGCCAACTTCTATTTTTGGGCCCCAATTGCTCCAACCGGTGCTGCGTGGCTGAGTACCAGGtccttgccgtctttggttggcgagcatcaaacaaccagcactgcatttgatgttTTATatcgtccaatttcacacctcaattcaaggttatgaaacggtcgattgcaataataatacccaacaagggtCAGGATCGATTTTCACAGGGAACCGTATATGGGAGCtaggagtatatattgtagtatgtgaATTTGACTATCTCAATTTACACTTTCACAAACTTGGGTTATTTCTATGTCTAATtgaaaagttgagaaataaaactaagagaattgtttttgttgtttttcaagtttttcaaaaatcctagggctatgaccatcgcctaggtgtttgcctaatggtaTATAAACCATAATGCTTATTTTATTGATCgaggtatattatagctatcaacactcaattatccactcaatacctctcggtcagagagtgattttgcctagTTTGGCTTTCTcgagtccaaatgggtattgcacaaagcggttgataaaagctcaagttgggttattactatctctaggttgaaccatttaattgggattatcaatctctcgattgacccaatttcttgttagccaaatttttctagactaagtctctctttctcaagtagagaccaagtcaaataggcataaactaatatttacaaccattaattccataaatttaaacatgaacaaggctaaataataaatacccaaccataaacaagcatcaaattaaacacccataaggtttacacactagggttgggccacaaccctagtgaaaatctagctactcatgcttgagattgaagaaatagaagaagaaatgctaattaaactcatattgcaaaattaaaataataaaatctatgttaaaatatcccaaaatatgaaaaactactaaaagaagtaaagagaAATGACTATTGTAGCTGCTGATGTCTATGgatgcacaattccatgtgcggtctgcacttttcttCAACTTGTCAAGACTGGAAGTCTGCGGCCGCATAAATCTGATCTGCGGCTGCAATGCACTctctctgcggtccgcacttttacatGTGCGGCTGCACTTTTActcttgcggccgcacaattcctgtactctctgaactttgctcctagcccagcttttgtagctgcacaattcatgtgcggaccgcactttgtacCAAACTTTGCTAGTTTTCCTTCATCATCTGCGGCcacagatgatattctgcggtccgtactTCTGAGCTTCTGTGTCTTttatgtccttgagttcagattactcatttttgagttggatttcatctcgggagttcatcttccaatatttctgcaattaagcacatttcattagttttcgggaacacaattaaacgcttttggactaaaacaaaagctaaaaagcgctaataagtagtcaaaatccctacttatcaactcccccaaacttaagtttttacttgtcctcaagcaaataaattagttcccacctccacaagttaagggctattccagctaatcaaaAGTGAGTCATTcatacatcaattgggaccaacaattacccacactacccatgaattatcaacaaggcaacaggttaaacatttatgcacaaatagttctaatatgacactTAAGCATCAAGAGTTAacttaattcatcaaggaagctcgctctctcatgtaggtgacctaggggtggcaagtggggcgggtccggtcctaagtgggcttcgcgggcccggtcctatgcggtccggtcctaaatgGTCCCGGGCTTCAAGGGCTTATTACTGAAACCGGCTCgagaccgggaccacgaactagcggtcccgggttaagtgggccggtcccgggcctaaatgGGCCCAACATaaactttgtatttttaattttttttttatagaagttagagaaaaaaatagtaataaagatatataagctatattcgatttatatactatatatatatatcttaaaatatatatatactatattatatatacatagtatacatcttaaaatatactatatatacatcttaagatatactatatatatatatatatagtatagagtagtagatcttaagatctatatacatcttaagatatataagcttatatatatatatatactatactatactatatatacatcttaagatatataagctatattcgatttatatactatatatacatcttaagatatatatatatatatacacacactatactatatatacatagtatataagtcatattcgatagtatacatcttaagatatactatatatacatcttaagatatatatatatatatatatatatatatatatatacacacatatatacacacacacactatactatatatacatcttatatatacacacacactatactatatatacatagtatataagtcatattcgatagtatatatcttaagatatatataatatatatagtaagatgtatatatatattatagtatagtatagtatatactatatatacaactt
It includes:
- the LOC138894787 gene encoding uncharacterized protein, producing MKSFIVKTNERLDAHGVAIKELGTALRNLERQVGQITNILLEIIPRTLAADTEKNPKEIVNVVTLRSGQLLKDPTPSQKEVAPEKESGKELKIEDDKKTEKKKGKKGAEKKKKEETSRREESDDVSKHMPALPFPQKIYREKLDKQFERFLDMMRYVNVNFSFTEVLSQMSAYAKFLKDILTKNRKMEETSVVKHTEHCSAILQNKLPQKKPEKEIGEIRSVPISLLMAYQTTITPEGIVEDVLVRVDKFVFPVDFIVVNMVENKEVPLILGKPFLAMGRAILDIHDRKLMLRVGEETVTFEMNVETGVKREKPTTTVE